The following proteins are encoded in a genomic region of Thermus sp. LT1-2-5:
- a CDS encoding phosphotransferase — MALSALQGLLSPETLARLTPLGGFEARVYTDGMRVYKVYRPEEGHLAALEARRMARAGLGRFVLGVAEVEGQGVLITRRFPGRPFALEAFTPKTLAALAHLFLSLHRLPEPGYVGEEELLERLERFAESLHAIPEALALIQGLRREVGLVAGAERRFCHRDAWAGNLLVKHPHAEGPEVLLVDWVRAGGDDPARDLALLKTGSLDLLGEEAAREALFRIARFYPAEVRERLAFYVPLTYLHDLHWFRTKHPEAFPQALKEKLPKALSFFQDCLSPRRAC, encoded by the coding sequence GTGGCGCTTTCCGCCCTCCAGGGCCTCCTCTCCCCGGAAACCCTCGCCCGCCTCACGCCCCTAGGGGGGTTTGAGGCCCGGGTCTACACGGACGGGATGCGGGTCTACAAGGTCTACCGCCCCGAGGAGGGGCACCTCGCCGCCCTCGAGGCCCGCCGCATGGCCCGGGCGGGCCTGGGGCGCTTCGTCCTGGGGGTGGCGGAGGTGGAGGGCCAAGGAGTCCTCATCACCCGCCGCTTCCCCGGCCGGCCCTTCGCCCTCGAGGCCTTCACCCCCAAGACCCTGGCCGCCTTGGCCCACCTCTTCCTTTCCCTCCACCGCCTTCCCGAGCCCGGATACGTGGGGGAAGAGGAGCTTTTGGAGAGGCTAGAGCGCTTCGCCGAAAGCCTCCACGCCATCCCCGAGGCCCTGGCCCTCATCCAGGGCCTAAGGCGGGAGGTGGGCCTCGTGGCGGGGGCTGAGCGCCGCTTCTGCCACCGGGACGCCTGGGCGGGCAACCTTCTGGTGAAGCACCCCCATGCGGAGGGCCCCGAGGTGCTCTTGGTGGACTGGGTGCGCGCCGGGGGCGACGACCCCGCCCGCGACCTCGCCCTCCTGAAGACGGGAAGCCTGGACCTTTTAGGGGAGGAGGCGGCCCGGGAAGCCCTCTTCCGCATCGCCCGCTTTTACCCCGCCGAGGTGCGGGAGCGGCTTGCCTTCTACGTTCCCCTCACCTACCTCCACGACCTCCACTGGTTCCGCACCAAGCACCCCGAGGCTTTCCCTCAGGCCCTAAAGGAAAAACTCCCCAAGGCCCTAAGCTTCTTCCAGGACTGCCTTTCCCCCCGACGGGCGTGTTAG
- a CDS encoding TAXI family TRAP transporter solute-binding subunit codes for MKRALVLIGLLVLGLGLAQKPRVAIGTGSTGGVFFYYGTALADILNKAGVVEAQPVQTGGSYDNLQLLRDRTGGGTYYCALTTTDSAYVAYTGEEPRFKERPAKGQRVLFYMYPSFIHLVTSEKSGIKVVQDLKGKRVSTGQPGSSTENLALLVLQGAGVKPETFAKRERLPVAEGAKALAEGTLDAFFWVGGVPTSSIVELSQTLARKGDRVYLVPIDPKSTTAQVVMKRFPGLVDPYRVPKSVYNTRTDVPGLATGNIVVCPDTLPAEAAYGIMKAVFENLDTLRTAVAAAKDTSLEATARLYGKLPIPFHPGAERYLKEKGLIK; via the coding sequence ATGAAGCGAGCGCTAGTCCTTATCGGTTTGTTGGTCTTGGGCTTGGGTCTGGCCCAAAAGCCCCGGGTAGCCATCGGCACGGGAAGCACCGGAGGGGTCTTCTTCTACTACGGCACCGCCCTGGCGGATATCCTGAACAAGGCCGGGGTAGTGGAGGCCCAGCCGGTGCAGACCGGGGGCTCCTACGACAACCTGCAACTCCTCCGCGACCGCACGGGCGGGGGCACCTACTACTGCGCCCTCACCACCACGGACTCCGCCTACGTGGCCTACACGGGAGAGGAGCCCCGCTTTAAAGAGCGGCCGGCCAAGGGCCAACGGGTCCTCTTCTATATGTACCCCTCCTTCATCCACCTCGTCACCAGCGAGAAAAGCGGCATTAAGGTGGTCCAGGACCTGAAAGGCAAGCGGGTCTCCACAGGCCAGCCCGGCTCCAGCACGGAAAACCTGGCCCTTTTGGTGCTTCAAGGGGCGGGGGTGAAGCCGGAAACCTTCGCCAAGCGGGAGCGCCTCCCCGTGGCCGAGGGGGCCAAGGCCCTGGCGGAGGGCACCCTGGACGCCTTCTTCTGGGTGGGGGGTGTGCCCACCAGCTCCATCGTGGAGCTCTCCCAGACCCTGGCCCGCAAGGGGGACCGGGTCTACCTGGTCCCCATCGACCCCAAAAGCACCACGGCCCAGGTGGTCATGAAGCGCTTCCCCGGCCTGGTGGACCCCTACCGGGTGCCCAAGAGCGTGTACAACACCCGCACGGACGTGCCCGGCTTGGCCACGGGCAACATCGTGGTCTGCCCGGATACCCTCCCCGCCGAAGCAGCCTACGGCATCATGAAGGCGGTGTTCGAAAACCTGGACACCCTGCGCACCGCCGTGGCCGCGGCCAAGGACACGAGCCTCGAGGCCACCGCAAGGCTTTACGGCAAGCTCCCCATCCCCTTCCACCCCGGGGCCGAGCGGTACCTAAAGGAGAAGGGCCTCATCAAGTAA
- a CDS encoding TRAP transporter fused permease subunit, translating to MELEHAHTPRTPLSRLTDWILVLGALYSLYLVLHPFTPLAQAEIPILDIVQLQRSTHVLFLLLGGYLVSFYLPRKRTLGAWVYFLFTLVPLYHFLFPGIPGVELPPAAKAMGLLYWAVAALPALLPSLKRPADLLAAFLALFPTLYQLRHFEELVYRAVLPAPWDMAMSFGLIMLVLGLVYRLLGPVMPVLVLFFFSYNLHADLFPGAFNGTKQGIDLLLGKTFNETEAGIYGLITGVSAKYLVYFTLLSGMIGALGLGRVVANLALALVGKHPATPGRVTGLASVFMGMFSGSGAADTQFVAALTKPLYEKAGYHTLTAAGLVATAGTIALITPPVMGSIAFIMVEILQIPYLKVILMALGPALLYLTAVLAFNEFYSRKAGLPPVGAELGMSRRAYAWRYSTLFLPILLIVAMLYLGYEVRTAASLALVLFVLIAYLDPTLRPKGLAPIFQGLAEGFRTLLPIGTAVTAANLIFAMMVISGLPSKFSQLLQQVSGESLLLATLITALFSLVLGMGVPPTATYVLTSALTAPAIIALAKQNGIPDSAALLATHMFLFYYAVLADVTPPVALSAYAASSVFGTNPLQTGVYAARVALSKYLVGFFFLLSYSGTALLIVPVLENSPPGEAWPMILERFLAVAAGIIYLSASGAGYTRRVLRRWEAWALGTLAVLLFVPHTLLNLLAFLLGLAFFTKPRA from the coding sequence ATGGAACTAGAGCACGCCCATACCCCTAGAACCCCCCTAAGCCGCCTCACGGACTGGATCCTGGTCCTGGGGGCCCTATATAGCCTCTACTTGGTCCTCCACCCCTTCACCCCCTTGGCCCAGGCGGAAATCCCCATCCTGGACATCGTCCAGCTACAACGGAGCACCCACGTCCTCTTCCTCCTCCTCGGGGGCTATCTCGTTTCCTTTTACCTCCCCCGAAAGCGCACCCTGGGCGCCTGGGTCTATTTCCTCTTTACCCTCGTACCCCTCTACCACTTTCTCTTCCCGGGCATCCCCGGGGTAGAGCTTCCCCCCGCGGCCAAGGCCATGGGCCTCCTCTACTGGGCGGTAGCGGCTCTTCCAGCCCTCCTTCCCTCCCTCAAGCGCCCCGCTGACCTCCTCGCCGCCTTCCTCGCCCTTTTCCCCACCCTCTACCAGTTGCGCCACTTTGAGGAGCTGGTCTACCGGGCCGTTCTCCCCGCCCCCTGGGACATGGCCATGTCCTTCGGCCTCATCATGCTGGTCCTGGGCCTGGTCTACCGCCTCCTAGGCCCGGTGATGCCCGTTTTGGTCCTCTTCTTCTTCAGCTACAACCTCCACGCCGACCTCTTCCCCGGGGCCTTCAATGGAACCAAGCAGGGGATTGACCTCCTCCTGGGCAAGACCTTCAACGAAACCGAGGCGGGCATCTATGGCCTCATCACCGGGGTCTCCGCCAAGTACCTGGTCTACTTCACCCTGCTTTCCGGCATGATTGGGGCCTTGGGGCTGGGCCGGGTGGTGGCCAACCTGGCCCTGGCCCTGGTGGGCAAGCACCCCGCCACCCCGGGGCGGGTCACAGGGCTCGCCAGCGTCTTCATGGGCATGTTCTCCGGCTCCGGGGCCGCGGACACCCAGTTCGTGGCCGCCCTAACCAAGCCCCTTTACGAGAAGGCGGGTTACCACACCCTCACCGCCGCCGGCCTGGTGGCCACCGCCGGCACCATCGCCCTCATCACCCCCCCGGTCATGGGCTCCATCGCCTTCATCATGGTGGAGATCCTCCAAATCCCCTACCTGAAGGTCATCCTCATGGCCCTGGGGCCCGCCCTCCTTTACCTCACCGCCGTCTTGGCCTTCAACGAGTTCTACTCCCGCAAGGCAGGCCTGCCCCCGGTGGGGGCAGAACTAGGCATGAGCCGCCGGGCCTACGCCTGGCGCTACTCCACCCTCTTCCTTCCCATCCTCCTCATCGTGGCCATGCTCTACCTGGGCTACGAGGTGCGCACCGCCGCCAGCTTGGCCCTGGTCCTCTTCGTCCTCATCGCCTATCTGGATCCCACCTTGAGGCCTAAAGGGCTAGCCCCCATCTTTCAGGGGCTCGCCGAGGGCTTCCGCACCCTCCTCCCCATCGGCACCGCTGTCACCGCTGCCAACCTCATCTTCGCCATGATGGTCATCTCCGGCCTGCCCTCCAAGTTCAGCCAGCTGTTGCAACAGGTTTCCGGGGAAAGCCTCCTCCTCGCCACCCTCATCACTGCCCTCTTCAGCCTGGTCCTGGGCATGGGCGTGCCCCCCACCGCCACCTACGTCCTCACCTCCGCCCTCACCGCCCCCGCCATCATCGCTCTCGCCAAGCAAAACGGCATCCCCGACTCCGCCGCCCTCCTCGCCACCCACATGTTCCTCTTCTACTACGCCGTCCTGGCCGACGTGACCCCGCCTGTGGCCCTATCCGCTTACGCCGCCAGTAGCGTCTTCGGCACTAACCCCTTGCAGACCGGGGTCTACGCCGCCCGGGTAGCCCTTTCCAAGTACCTGGTGGGCTTCTTCTTCCTCCTCTCCTACTCCGGCACCGCCCTCCTCATCGTCCCCGTCCTGGAAAACTCCCCGCCCGGCGAGGCCTGGCCCATGATCCTGGAGCGCTTCCTGGCCGTGGCCGCCGGCATCATCTACCTCTCCGCCTCCGGCGCCGGCTACACCCGGCGGGTCCTTCGGCGTTGGGAGGCGTGGGCCCTAGGAACCCTGGCCGTGCTCCTCTTCGTCCCCCACACCCTCCTCAACCTCCTAGCCTTCCTCCTGGGGCTTGCCTTCTTCACCAAGCCCAGGGCTTGA
- the wecB gene encoding UDP-N-acetylglucosamine 2-epimerase (non-hydrolyzing): MKRVVLAFGTRPEATKMAPVYLALRAIPHLIPLVLLTGQHREQLRQALGLFGIQEDRNLDVMQERQALPDLAARILPQAARALKEMRADYVLVHGDTLTTFAVAWAAFLEGIPVGHVEAGLRSGNLKEPFPEEANRRLTDVLTDLDFAPTPLARENLLKEGKSREGILVTGQTGVDAVLLAAKLGRLPEGLPPGPYVTVTMHRRENWPILSELARALRRVAEAFPHLTFVYPVHLNPVVREAVFPVLKGVRNFVLLDPLEYGPMAALMKESLLLVTDSGGLQEEGAALGVPVVVLRNVTERPEGLEAGILKLAGTNPEGVYRVVKGLLEDPEALGRMRQAPNPYGDGRAGERVARGVAWRLGLGPRPEDWRP, translated from the coding sequence ATGAAGCGCGTGGTCTTGGCCTTCGGCACCCGACCCGAGGCCACCAAGATGGCCCCGGTGTACCTGGCCCTAAGGGCCATCCCCCACCTCATCCCCCTCGTCCTCCTCACGGGGCAGCACCGGGAGCAGCTCAGGCAGGCCCTAGGCCTTTTTGGCATCCAAGAGGACCGGAACCTGGACGTGATGCAAGAACGCCAGGCCCTCCCCGACCTGGCGGCCCGCATCCTGCCCCAAGCGGCCCGGGCCCTTAAGGAGATGCGGGCGGACTACGTCCTGGTGCACGGGGACACCCTCACCACCTTCGCCGTGGCCTGGGCCGCCTTCCTGGAAGGGATCCCCGTGGGCCACGTGGAGGCGGGGCTAAGGAGCGGCAACCTCAAGGAGCCCTTCCCCGAGGAGGCCAACCGCCGCCTCACCGACGTCCTCACCGATCTGGACTTCGCCCCCACGCCTTTGGCCAGGGAAAACCTCCTGAAGGAGGGGAAGTCGCGGGAGGGGATCCTGGTCACGGGACAGACGGGGGTGGACGCCGTGCTCCTGGCGGCCAAACTGGGGCGGCTTCCCGAGGGGCTCCCTCCGGGGCCTTACGTCACCGTGACCATGCACCGCCGGGAGAACTGGCCTATCCTTTCCGAGCTGGCCCGGGCCCTGAGACGGGTGGCGGAGGCTTTTCCCCACCTCACCTTCGTCTACCCTGTGCACCTGAACCCCGTGGTGCGGGAGGCGGTTTTCCCGGTGCTCAAGGGGGTGAGGAACTTCGTCCTCCTAGACCCCCTGGAGTACGGCCCCATGGCCGCCCTTATGAAGGAAAGCCTTCTTTTGGTCACCGACTCCGGGGGCCTGCAGGAGGAGGGGGCGGCCTTGGGGGTGCCGGTGGTGGTCCTAAGGAACGTCACGGAAAGGCCCGAGGGGCTGGAGGCGGGCATCCTGAAGCTGGCCGGCACTAACCCCGAAGGGGTCTACCGGGTGGTAAAGGGGCTTCTGGAAGACCCCGAGGCCCTGGGCCGCATGCGCCAGGCCCCAAACCCCTACGGGGACGGAAGGGCCGGGGAGCGAGTGGCCCGGGGCGTGGCCTGGCGGCTCGGCCTCGGCCCTAGGCCGGAGGACTGGCGTCCTTAG
- a CDS encoding MraY family glycosyltransferase — protein MTELLKRMGVADPGGTGWLTVAFVFLLALFFTWRFLPHVRRFALEVGWADLPNERRLNREPLPNAGGLAVYAGVVLALVAAAFLRPILVESVLIQVLAILLGGAWLVLVGFIDDQFGLPPLFRLLVQTLAALLLMAVGVRFEAAFGTPLDPALGLFLTWLWVVGITNALNLMDGLDGLAGGITYISAISLLFVSAQFPFWAAGTLVLAALAGAALGFLRHNLHPSRIILGDAGAYFLGYTLAATALLGNLKLTTFLGLLPPMLFLLLPILDTTQVVARRLLRRQNPLSTPGKDHIHHHLLSRGLSQRRVAFALWGVALLFNLLAMLYLKMPWEAIGASLLATLLGLSWVTYRRLRALWRGE, from the coding sequence ATGACCGAGCTTCTTAAGCGCATGGGCGTGGCCGACCCGGGGGGCACGGGTTGGCTCACTGTGGCCTTCGTCTTCCTCCTGGCCCTTTTCTTCACCTGGCGTTTCCTTCCCCACGTGCGCCGCTTCGCCCTCGAGGTGGGCTGGGCCGACCTTCCCAACGAGCGCCGGCTCAACCGGGAACCCTTGCCCAACGCCGGGGGACTCGCCGTCTACGCCGGGGTGGTCCTGGCCCTGGTGGCGGCGGCCTTCCTCCGGCCCATCCTGGTGGAGAGCGTCCTCATCCAGGTCCTCGCCATCCTCCTGGGCGGGGCCTGGCTGGTCCTGGTGGGCTTCATTGACGACCAGTTCGGCCTCCCCCCCCTCTTCCGCCTCCTCGTGCAAACCCTGGCCGCCCTCCTCCTCATGGCCGTGGGGGTGCGGTTTGAGGCCGCCTTCGGCACCCCCTTGGACCCCGCCTTGGGGCTCTTCCTCACCTGGCTATGGGTGGTGGGGATCACCAACGCCCTAAACCTCATGGACGGCCTGGACGGCCTCGCCGGAGGCATAACCTACATCAGCGCCATAAGCCTCCTCTTCGTCTCCGCCCAGTTCCCCTTCTGGGCCGCAGGCACCCTAGTCCTGGCCGCCTTGGCCGGGGCCGCCCTCGGGTTTTTGCGGCACAACCTCCACCCAAGCCGCATCATCCTGGGGGACGCCGGGGCCTACTTCCTGGGCTATACCCTGGCGGCCACCGCCCTGCTGGGCAACCTCAAGCTCACCACCTTTTTGGGCCTTCTCCCCCCCATGCTCTTCCTGCTCCTGCCCATTCTGGACACCACCCAGGTGGTGGCGCGAAGGCTTCTTAGGCGGCAAAACCCCCTCTCCACCCCGGGGAAGGACCATATCCACCACCACCTCCTCTCCCGGGGGCTTTCCCAACGCCGGGTGGCCTTCGCCCTTTGGGGCGTGGCCCTCCTCTTTAACCTCCTCGCCATGCTCTACCTCAAGATGCCTTGGGAAGCCATAGGGGCGAGCCTCCTCGCCACCCTCCTTGGCCTTTCCTGGGTTACCTACCGCCGCCTTCGGGCACTATGGAGGGGCGAATGA
- a CDS encoding MFS transporter translates to MLALALLQDPRYRAYWLALFTSQMGTWMQSAAQAWLVLLLTGSAERLGLVVALQFLPSLLFSLPAGVLADRYPKRNLLFLTQGGMMLLALLMAFLILTGAVRYGYVLLFAFLYGALNAMDLPVRQSFTVELAGRERYPGAIALNSFGFNTSRLLGPALSGVLIALYGVGVAYLANALSFLPLLLVLRRVPPGPRGEGGDGRFLREALEGVRFVLEHPLVRRVVGLVLFASLLGMNFQTLVPAYARLVLGLSATGYGVLLSSVGLGALGAALVMAFTGRPRPMRLLLGVFALALAHLGLFLPHAGWVPLFLALGGFGMISVLINANTLVQLSVPDRLRGRVMAVYSLVMLGTGPLGAYLTGLLFELLGGRFATLLLGSAVLLVGLYQLQAWPKDASPPA, encoded by the coding sequence GTGTTGGCCCTTGCCCTCCTGCAAGACCCCCGCTACCGCGCCTACTGGCTGGCCCTCTTCACCTCCCAGATGGGCACCTGGATGCAGTCTGCAGCTCAAGCTTGGCTCGTCCTCCTCCTCACGGGGAGTGCGGAACGGCTTGGGCTGGTGGTGGCCTTGCAGTTCCTGCCCTCCCTTCTTTTCTCCTTACCCGCCGGGGTCCTGGCGGACCGCTACCCTAAGCGGAACCTCCTCTTCCTCACCCAGGGGGGGATGATGCTCTTGGCCCTCCTCATGGCCTTCCTCATCCTCACGGGGGCGGTGCGCTATGGGTACGTCCTCCTCTTCGCTTTCCTCTATGGCGCCCTAAACGCCATGGACCTCCCCGTGCGCCAGAGCTTCACCGTGGAGCTGGCGGGGCGGGAACGGTATCCCGGGGCCATCGCTTTAAACTCCTTTGGCTTTAACACGAGCCGCCTCCTGGGACCGGCGCTTTCTGGGGTGCTCATCGCCCTTTATGGGGTGGGGGTGGCGTATCTCGCCAATGCCCTTTCTTTCCTTCCCCTCCTTTTGGTCCTGCGGCGGGTGCCCCCCGGGCCTAGGGGGGAGGGGGGGGATGGGCGCTTTTTGCGGGAGGCCCTCGAGGGCGTCCGCTTTGTCCTGGAGCACCCTCTGGTGCGGCGGGTGGTGGGGCTCGTCCTCTTCGCCAGCCTTCTCGGCATGAACTTCCAGACCCTGGTCCCCGCCTACGCCCGGCTGGTCCTTGGGCTTTCCGCCACCGGTTACGGCGTTCTCCTTTCTTCCGTGGGGCTTGGGGCTTTGGGGGCAGCCTTGGTCATGGCCTTCACGGGGAGGCCTAGGCCCATGCGTCTCCTCCTTGGGGTTTTCGCCCTGGCCCTCGCCCACCTGGGGCTCTTCCTTCCCCATGCTGGTTGGGTGCCCCTTTTCCTCGCCTTGGGGGGGTTTGGCATGATCTCCGTCCTCATCAACGCCAACACCCTGGTGCAGCTTTCCGTGCCCGACCGCTTGCGGGGCCGGGTCATGGCGGTCTACAGCCTGGTCATGCTGGGCACGGGGCCTTTAGGGGCTTACCTCACGGGCCTCCTCTTCGAGCTTTTGGGGGGGCGGTTCGCCACGCTCCTCCTGGGAAGCGCCGTCCTCCTGGTGGGCCTGTATCAGCTTCAGGCTTGGCCTAAGGACGCCAGTCCTCCGGCCTAG
- the upp gene encoding uracil phosphoribosyltransferase, translated as MKITLVDHPLVQHKLAHLRDKRTGPKDFRELAEELSLLMAYEAMRDLELTEATVETPVAEARVKVLSGKKLALVAILRAGLVMVEGILKLVPHARVGHIGLYRDPESLKPVQYYAKLPPDIAERRVFLLDPMLATGGSASHALSLLKEKGAKGIKLMCLIAAPEGLKRIAQDHPDTEVVVAAVDQYLNEHGYIVPGLGDAGDRIYGTK; from the coding sequence ATGAAGATCACCCTGGTGGACCACCCCTTGGTCCAGCACAAGCTGGCCCACCTGAGGGATAAGCGCACCGGCCCCAAGGATTTCCGGGAGCTCGCCGAGGAACTTTCCCTTCTCATGGCCTACGAGGCCATGCGGGATCTGGAGCTCACCGAGGCCACGGTGGAAACCCCCGTGGCGGAGGCCCGGGTGAAGGTCCTCTCCGGCAAGAAGCTCGCCCTGGTGGCCATCCTCCGGGCGGGGCTCGTCATGGTGGAGGGCATCCTCAAGCTCGTCCCCCACGCCCGGGTGGGGCACATTGGGCTCTACCGCGACCCCGAGTCCCTAAAGCCCGTGCAGTACTACGCCAAGCTCCCCCCGGACATCGCCGAGCGGCGGGTCTTCCTCCTGGACCCCATGCTGGCCACGGGGGGTAGCGCCAGCCACGCCCTTTCCCTCCTCAAGGAAAAGGGGGCTAAAGGCATCAAGCTCATGTGCCTCATCGCCGCCCCCGAGGGCCTAAAGCGCATCGCCCAGGACCACCCCGACACCGAGGTGGTGGTGGCGGCGGTGGACCAGTACCTGAACGAGCACGGCTACATCGTCCCCGGCCTCGGCGACGCTGGGGACCGCATCTACGGAACGAAATGA
- a CDS encoding radical SAM protein — MELLRPEATVLSLGDRVLSFDREGRLYHYFRRGMTYKRALDGSLHLRYREGRRRRQRLAPEEALGVYREALALAEAHLQDGERRREVLRWTPEALLDPRPYREAYPWPISILPPDAYLAVVLQATTGCTWNRCTFCSFYQDRPFQKRSPEAFAEHVERVRALLGKGVLLRRGVFLADGNALALSEPLLPLLEIVGKAFPGEPVLGFLDLFTGLKKEASWWERLRGLGLRRVYLGLETGHAPLLALLGKPGHPKEALALVGALKRAGLSVGVILMVGAGGRPFAQAHFRDSLALLAELPLDREDLVYLSPFQENPDTPYAALGLEPLPDVEEELKVWVGALRRMGLRASRYDIREFLY, encoded by the coding sequence GTGGAGCTCCTTAGGCCCGAGGCCACCGTCCTTTCCCTGGGGGATAGGGTCCTCTCCTTCGACCGGGAAGGGCGGCTTTACCACTACTTCCGCCGGGGGATGACCTATAAGCGGGCGTTGGACGGAAGCCTTCACCTGCGCTACCGGGAGGGGAGGCGCAGGAGGCAACGGCTTGCCCCGGAGGAGGCCCTTGGGGTCTACCGGGAGGCCTTGGCCCTGGCGGAGGCCCACCTCCAGGATGGGGAAAGGCGGCGGGAGGTCCTCCGCTGGACCCCGGAGGCCCTCTTGGACCCCAGGCCTTACCGGGAGGCCTACCCCTGGCCCATAAGCATCCTTCCCCCCGACGCCTACCTCGCCGTGGTCCTCCAGGCCACCACGGGCTGCACCTGGAACCGCTGCACCTTTTGTAGCTTTTACCAGGACCGCCCTTTTCAGAAGCGCAGCCCAGAGGCCTTCGCCGAGCACGTGGAGCGGGTGCGGGCGCTGCTTGGCAAGGGGGTTCTCCTCAGGCGGGGGGTCTTCCTGGCGGATGGGAACGCCCTTGCCCTTTCCGAGCCCCTTCTCCCCCTTCTGGAGATCGTGGGGAAGGCCTTTCCGGGGGAGCCCGTCCTGGGGTTCTTGGACCTCTTTACGGGGCTTAAGAAGGAGGCTTCCTGGTGGGAACGCCTTAGGGGCTTGGGCCTAAGGCGGGTCTATCTGGGGTTGGAGACGGGCCACGCCCCCCTCCTCGCCCTCCTGGGGAAGCCTGGCCACCCCAAGGAGGCCTTGGCCTTGGTGGGGGCCCTCAAGCGGGCGGGGCTGAGCGTGGGGGTGATCCTCATGGTGGGGGCTGGAGGAAGGCCCTTCGCCCAGGCCCACTTCCGGGATAGCCTCGCCCTGTTAGCCGAGCTTCCCCTGGACCGGGAGGACCTGGTTTACCTATCCCCGTTCCAAGAAAACCCGGACACCCCCTACGCCGCCCTGGGCCTGGAACCCCTTCCCGACGTAGAGGAGGAGCTAAAGGTCTGGGTGGGGGCCCTTCGCCGGATGGGCCTGCGGGCAAGCCGCTACGATATCCGCGAGTTCCTCTACTGA
- a CDS encoding site-2 protease family protein: MAGRGIFLFRLFGIPLYLDLSFLLILPLLAFLIGNNLPLYLELFGLPQDPDLLQEVWPFFLGLLAALGLFLSVLLHELGHALTARRFGVETRRITLWLLGGVAQLERLPREPAKELLIALAGPGVSLVLALFFHLLKAPSGALGFLTHYLALVNLMLALFNLLPALPLDGGRVYRALLALRKPYARATRQALALSQAVALALGLFGLLALNPFLVLIAFFVYMASRAEVEATLLAQALEGLRVRDLMTPNPLVLPPDLPVAEALRLALYHKVSGFPVVEEERILGVVGLEGLEGADPLAPVARYLQAPLLLTPDTEALAALERMAERGYTRALVVEGERLVGILSKTDLLRAFQVRLLGLDRP, encoded by the coding sequence ATGGCGGGGCGCGGGATCTTCCTCTTCCGCCTCTTCGGTATCCCCCTTTACCTGGACCTTTCCTTCCTCCTCATCCTTCCCCTCCTGGCCTTCCTGATCGGGAACAACCTCCCCCTCTACCTGGAACTATTTGGCCTGCCCCAAGACCCAGACCTCCTCCAGGAGGTTTGGCCCTTTTTCCTCGGGCTTCTAGCCGCCCTCGGGCTGTTCCTCTCGGTCCTCTTGCACGAGCTCGGCCACGCCCTCACCGCACGGCGCTTCGGGGTGGAAACCCGGCGCATCACCCTGTGGCTTTTGGGCGGGGTGGCCCAGTTGGAAAGGCTCCCAAGGGAGCCCGCCAAGGAGCTCCTCATCGCCTTGGCGGGCCCGGGGGTTAGCCTCGTTTTGGCCCTTTTCTTCCACCTCCTAAAGGCTCCTTCCGGCGCCCTGGGGTTTCTCACCCACTACCTGGCCCTGGTAAACCTAATGCTGGCCCTTTTCAACCTCCTCCCCGCCCTCCCCCTGGATGGGGGGCGGGTCTACCGCGCCCTCTTAGCCCTACGAAAGCCCTATGCCAGGGCCACCCGCCAAGCCTTGGCCTTAAGCCAGGCGGTGGCCTTGGCCTTGGGGCTCTTTGGCCTTTTGGCCCTCAATCCCTTTTTGGTCCTCATCGCCTTCTTCGTCTACATGGCCTCCCGGGCCGAGGTGGAGGCCACCCTTCTGGCCCAAGCCTTGGAGGGGCTTCGGGTGCGGGACCTCATGACCCCTAACCCCCTCGTCCTCCCCCCGGACCTCCCCGTGGCCGAGGCCCTGCGCCTAGCCCTTTACCACAAGGTTTCCGGCTTTCCCGTGGTGGAGGAGGAAAGGATCCTCGGGGTGGTGGGGCTAGAGGGCCTAGAGGGGGCCGACCCCCTGGCCCCCGTGGCCCGCTACCTGCAAGCCCCCCTCCTCCTCACCCCCGACACGGAAGCCCTGGCCGCCTTGGAACGCATGGCGGAAAGGGGGTACACGCGGGCCCTGGTGGTGGAAGGGGAAAGGCTTGTGGGCATCCTCAGCAAAACGGACCTCCTGAGGGCCTTTCAGGTGCGGCTTCTTGGGCTTGACAGGCCTTAA